In Panthera uncia isolate 11264 chromosome B4, Puncia_PCG_1.0, whole genome shotgun sequence, one genomic interval encodes:
- the GARIN6 gene encoding Golgi-associated RAB2 interactor protein 6, protein MNSQFKLPHYTAQSSPAMGMFNTSMGKLQQQLYKGEYSIFKYAPMFESDFIQVSKKGEVIDVHNRARMVTVGIVRTSPHLTLPDVMLLARPAAMCDDYNRYGPATPETRYKPTQILELTRLLPLKFVTISIHNGKKQQLHLKLATGRSFYLQLCPPSNTRDLFVHWENLVYILRPPVEAYSGSQAIPVGNTLDITGFEEKNKSPGANVIHVYGRDQDQVGIKSLHMNPTVFGTTYHGYAGEE, encoded by the exons ATGAACAGCCAATTTAAGTTACCACATTACACAGCCCAAAGCAGCCCTGCGATGGGTATGTTTAATACCTCCATGGGGAAACTGCAGCAACAACTGTACAAGGGGGAGTATAGTATATTCAAGTATGCACCAATGTTTGAGAGTGACTTTATACAGGTCAGCAAAAAAGGAGAAGTGATTGATGTGCACAACCGTGCCCGAATGGTAACTGTGGGCATCGTTCGCACCAGCCCCCACCTCACACTACCTGATGTCATGCTGCTGGCCCGACCAGCTGCTATGTGTGATGACTATAACAGATATGGCCCTGCCACCCCGGAAACACGTTACAAGCCTACACAGATCTTAGAGCTAACCAGGCTGCTTCCCTTGAAGTTTGTAACGATATCCATCCATAATGGTAAAAAGCAACAGCTCCACCTGAAGCTTGCCACTGGCCGCTCTTTTTACCTTCAGCTGTGTCCCCCTTCCAACACAAGAGATCTTTTTGTCCACTGGGAAAACCTCGTTTACATTCTGAGACCACCAGTAGAGGCTTACAGTGGTTCCCAGGCCATCCCAGTTGGGAACACACTGGACATAACTGGGTTTGAAGAGAAGAACAAGAGCCCAGGG GCAAATGTCATTCATGTCTATGGAAGGGATCAAGATCAAGTTGGCATCAAGAGTCTTCACATGAACCCTACAGTGTTTGGGACCACCTATCATGGTTATGCTGGGGAGGAATGA